The Synchiropus splendidus isolate RoL2022-P1 chromosome 1, RoL_Sspl_1.0, whole genome shotgun sequence genome includes a window with the following:
- the nipa1 gene encoding magnesium transporter NIPA1 isoform X3 codes for MIVGQIGNFLAYNMAPAVIVTPLGALGVLFGAVLASWILEERLNILGQLGCILCCCGSVVLIIHSPKSETVTSRLELEQQLLDPVCVIFALLVVVTLIALIVWIAPAHGSTNIMVYVSICSLLGSFTVPSSKGLGLAAQDVFSEDGHFNKQALTLFLFLLSTLAVSILIQFYFINQALEVFSSNVFEAIYYVTFTSTVILSSALLFKEWTCLTIADCFAMMCALSTVCVGVVLLRLSQETSLTWKQSQKKSD; via the exons A TGATTGTTGGTCAAATTGGGAACTTCCTGGCTTACAACATGGCTCCAGCTGTGATTGTGACTCCACTGGGAGCCCTGGGAGTTCTCTTTGG AGCTGTGCTGGCTTCTTGGATTCTGGAGGAGCGATTGAACATCCTGGGACAGCTTGGTTGCATCTTATGTTGCTGTGGTTCAGTCGTTCTTATTATACATTCTCCAAAGTCTGAAACCGTCACATCCAGACTagagctggagcagcagctgttgGACCCAG TGTGCGTCATCTTCGCCCTCCTGGTGGTCGTGACACTGATAGCCTTGATTGTTTGGATCGCTCCAGCACATGGCTCCACAAACATCATGGTGTATGTCTCCATATGTTCGCTGCTGGGGAGCTTCACTGTACCGAGCAGCAAGGGACTTGGTTTGGCTGCGCAAGATGTCTTCAGCGAAGACGGCCACTTCAACAAACAAGCACTGACTCTCTTCCTTTTCTTGTTGTCAACATTGGCCGTCAGCATCCTGATACAGTTCTACTTCATCAACCAAGCTCTGGAGGTGTTCAGCTCAAACGTGTTTGAAGCTATTTATTATGTGACGTTTACATCCACTGTgatcctctcctctgctcttctaTTTAAGGAATGGACCTGTCTAACTATAGCCGACTGTTTTGCCATGATGTGTGCTCTATCTACTGTGTGCGTTGGGGTTGTTTTGCTCCGCTTATCACAGGAGACATCACTCACCTGGAAGCAGAGTCAAAAAAAGAGTGATTAA
- the nipa1 gene encoding magnesium transporter NIPA1 isoform X1 — protein sequence MSGSLTDSGALPVGGIAIAVTSSFVNGSTFVLQKKGMLRSRDRGGSYLRDIVWWSGTAAMIVGQIGNFLAYNMAPAVIVTPLGALGVLFGAVLASWILEERLNILGQLGCILCCCGSVVLIIHSPKSETVTSRLELEQQLLDPVCVIFALLVVVTLIALIVWIAPAHGSTNIMVYVSICSLLGSFTVPSSKGLGLAAQDVFSEDGHFNKQALTLFLFLLSTLAVSILIQFYFINQALEVFSSNVFEAIYYVTFTSTVILSSALLFKEWTCLTIADCFAMMCALSTVCVGVVLLRLSQETSLTWKQSQKKSD from the exons ATGTCCGGGTCGCTAACGGATAGTGGCGCACTGCCCGTGGGAGGGATTGCAATTGCAGTAACATCAAGTTTTGTCAATGGCTCGACATTTGTGCTTCAGAAAAAGGGGATGTTACGCTCCCGTGACAGAG GAGGTTCATATCTCCGAGATATCGTGTGGTGGAGCGGAACGGCCGCAA TGATTGTTGGTCAAATTGGGAACTTCCTGGCTTACAACATGGCTCCAGCTGTGATTGTGACTCCACTGGGAGCCCTGGGAGTTCTCTTTGG AGCTGTGCTGGCTTCTTGGATTCTGGAGGAGCGATTGAACATCCTGGGACAGCTTGGTTGCATCTTATGTTGCTGTGGTTCAGTCGTTCTTATTATACATTCTCCAAAGTCTGAAACCGTCACATCCAGACTagagctggagcagcagctgttgGACCCAG TGTGCGTCATCTTCGCCCTCCTGGTGGTCGTGACACTGATAGCCTTGATTGTTTGGATCGCTCCAGCACATGGCTCCACAAACATCATGGTGTATGTCTCCATATGTTCGCTGCTGGGGAGCTTCACTGTACCGAGCAGCAAGGGACTTGGTTTGGCTGCGCAAGATGTCTTCAGCGAAGACGGCCACTTCAACAAACAAGCACTGACTCTCTTCCTTTTCTTGTTGTCAACATTGGCCGTCAGCATCCTGATACAGTTCTACTTCATCAACCAAGCTCTGGAGGTGTTCAGCTCAAACGTGTTTGAAGCTATTTATTATGTGACGTTTACATCCACTGTgatcctctcctctgctcttctaTTTAAGGAATGGACCTGTCTAACTATAGCCGACTGTTTTGCCATGATGTGTGCTCTATCTACTGTGTGCGTTGGGGTTGTTTTGCTCCGCTTATCACAGGAGACATCACTCACCTGGAAGCAGAGTCAAAAAAAGAGTGATTAA
- the nipa1 gene encoding magnesium transporter NIPA1 isoform X2, whose product MWNSKKTVPVIVGQIGNFLAYNMAPAVIVTPLGALGVLFGAVLASWILEERLNILGQLGCILCCCGSVVLIIHSPKSETVTSRLELEQQLLDPVCVIFALLVVVTLIALIVWIAPAHGSTNIMVYVSICSLLGSFTVPSSKGLGLAAQDVFSEDGHFNKQALTLFLFLLSTLAVSILIQFYFINQALEVFSSNVFEAIYYVTFTSTVILSSALLFKEWTCLTIADCFAMMCALSTVCVGVVLLRLSQETSLTWKQSQKKSD is encoded by the exons ATGTGGAATTCAAAGAAGACTGTACCAG TGATTGTTGGTCAAATTGGGAACTTCCTGGCTTACAACATGGCTCCAGCTGTGATTGTGACTCCACTGGGAGCCCTGGGAGTTCTCTTTGG AGCTGTGCTGGCTTCTTGGATTCTGGAGGAGCGATTGAACATCCTGGGACAGCTTGGTTGCATCTTATGTTGCTGTGGTTCAGTCGTTCTTATTATACATTCTCCAAAGTCTGAAACCGTCACATCCAGACTagagctggagcagcagctgttgGACCCAG TGTGCGTCATCTTCGCCCTCCTGGTGGTCGTGACACTGATAGCCTTGATTGTTTGGATCGCTCCAGCACATGGCTCCACAAACATCATGGTGTATGTCTCCATATGTTCGCTGCTGGGGAGCTTCACTGTACCGAGCAGCAAGGGACTTGGTTTGGCTGCGCAAGATGTCTTCAGCGAAGACGGCCACTTCAACAAACAAGCACTGACTCTCTTCCTTTTCTTGTTGTCAACATTGGCCGTCAGCATCCTGATACAGTTCTACTTCATCAACCAAGCTCTGGAGGTGTTCAGCTCAAACGTGTTTGAAGCTATTTATTATGTGACGTTTACATCCACTGTgatcctctcctctgctcttctaTTTAAGGAATGGACCTGTCTAACTATAGCCGACTGTTTTGCCATGATGTGTGCTCTATCTACTGTGTGCGTTGGGGTTGTTTTGCTCCGCTTATCACAGGAGACATCACTCACCTGGAAGCAGAGTCAAAAAAAGAGTGATTAA
- the nipa2 gene encoding magnesium transporter NIPA2 translates to MGQDRGKYDFYIGLGLAISSSIFIGGSFILKKKGLLRLARKGSMRAGQGGHAYLKEWLWWAGLLSMGAGEAANFAAYAFAPATLVTPLGALSVLVSAVLSSYFLTERLNLHGKLGCLLSILGSTTMVIHAPQEEEISSLEHMSQKLVDPGFCVFATVVIIVALIFIFVVGPRHGQTNILVYITICSVIGALSVSCVKGLGIAIKEALAGKNVVSNPLAWMLLLSLVACVSTQINYLNKALDIFNTSLVTPIYYVFFTTSVLTCSAILFKEWEHMGTDDVIGTLAGFLTIIVGIFLLHAFKDVSISLATLAVSIRKEERPFPATNGATSLGSYELLHNDATVDVDDREVGSPFDSVSRRNGAMSSS, encoded by the exons ATGGGTCAGGACAGGGGGAAGTATGACTTTTACATCGGCCTGGGACTGGCCATCAGCTCGAGTATCTTCATCGGCGGCAGCTTTATCTTGAAGAAAAAAGGGCTGTTGCGGCTGGCACGGAAGGGATCCATGCGGGCAG GTCAGGGAGGGCACGCGTACCTGAAAGAATGGCTGTGGTGGGCTGGTTTGCTATCAA tgggGGCCGGGGAGGCTGCCAATTTTGCTGCCTATGCTTTTGCTCCTGCCACCCTCGTCACTCCGCTGGGAGCCCTCAGCGTGCTTGTCAG CGCGGTGCTGTCCTCATACTTTCTGACGGAGCGGTTAAACCTGCACGGGAAGCTCGGCTGCCTGCTCAGCATCTTGGGCTCCACCACCATGGTGATTCACGCCCCACAAGAAGAAGAGATCAGCAGTCTGGAGCACATGTCCCAAAAGCTGGTTGATCCAG GGTTTTGCGTCTTCGCCACTGTGGTCATCATCGTAGCGCTCATCTTCATATTTGTGGTGGGGCCTCGACACGGTCAGACCAACATCCTTGTCTACATCACCATCTGCTCCGTGATCGGAGCGCTGTCGGTGTCCTGTGTCAAGGGGCTGGGCATCGCCATCAAAGAAGCGCTAGCAGGGAAGAATGTGGTGAGCAATCCTCTGGCgtggatgctgctgctgtcgctggtGGCGTGTGTGAGCACACAGATCAACTACCTGAACAAAGCACTGGACATTTTCAACACATCGCTGGTCACTCCCATCTACTACGTCTTCTTCACTACATCGGTGCTCACCTGCTCCGCCATCCTCTTCAAAGAGTGGGAGCACATGGGCACGGACGACGTCATCGGCACCCTGGCCGGGTTCCTCACCATCATCGTGGGCATCTTCCTGCTCCACGCCTTCAAAGACGTTAGCATCAGCTTAGCGACTCTTGCCGTCTCCATTAGGAAGGAGGAGCGGCCGTTCCCGGCCACCAACGGCGCAACGTCCCTCGGCAGCTATGAACTCCTGCACAATGACGCCACTGTGGATGTGGACGACCGAGAGGTGGGTTCACCTTTCGACAGCGTCTCCAGAAGAAATGGAGCCATGTCGTCCTCGTAG
- the cyfip1 gene encoding cytoplasmic FMR1-interacting protein 1 homolog translates to MTSTVTLEDALSNVDLLEELPLPDQQPCIEPLPSSVMYQPNFNTNFEDRNAFVTGIARYIEQATVHSSMNEMLEEGQEYAVMLYTWRSCSRAIPQVKCNEQPNRVEIYEKTVEVLEPEVTKLMNFMYFQRNAIDRFCGEVRRLCHTERRKDFVSEAYLLTLGKFINMFAVLDELKNMKCSVKNDHSAYKRAAQFLRKMSEPSSIQESQNLSMFLANHNKITQSLQQQLEVINGYEELLADIVNLCVDYYENKMYLTPSEKHMLLKVMGFGLYLMDGNSSNIYKLDAKKRINLSKIDKFFKQLQVVPLFGDMQIELSRYIKTSAHFEENKSRWTCTSISSSPQYNICEQMIQIREDHMRFISELARYSNSEVVTGSGRQEAQKTDIEYRKLFDLALQGMQLLSQWSAHVMEVYSWKLVHPTDKYSNKECPDNAEEYERATRYNYTSEEKFALVEVIAMIKGLQVLMGRMESVFNHAIRHTIYSALQDFSQITLRDPLRIAIKKKKNVVQSVLQAIRKTVCDWETGREPHNDPALRGEKDPKGGFDIKVPRRAVGPSSTQLYMVRTMLESLIADKSGSKKTLRSSLEGPTILDIEKFHRESFFYTHLLNFSETLQHCCDLSQLWFREFFLELTMGRRIQFPIEMSMPWILTDHILETKESSMMEYVLYPLDLYNDSAHYALTKFKKQFLYDEIEAEVNLCFDQFVYKLADQIFAYYKVLAGSLLLDKRLRADCKSQGANIPWPSSNRYETLLKQRHVQLLGRSIDLNRLITQRVSAALYKSLELAIHRFESEDLTSIMELDGLLEINRMTHKLLSKFLTLDSLDAMFREANHNVSAPYGRITLHVFWELNYDFLPNYCYNGSTNRFVRTVLPFSQEFQRDKQPNAQPHYLYGSKTLNLAYSSIFSCYRNFVGPPHIKVMCRLLGYQGIAVVMEELLKVVKSLLQGTIMQYVKTLMEVMPKICRLPRHEYGSPGILEFFHHQLKDIVEYAELKTVCFQNLREVGNAMLFCLLSEQSLSQEEVCDLLHAAPFQNILPRVHVKEGERLDAKMKRLEAKYTALHMVPLIERLGTPQQIAIAREGDLLTKERLCCGLSMFEVILTRVRGFLDDPIWRGPLPSNGVMHVDECVEFHRLWSAMQFVYCIPVGTNEFTVEQCFGDGLHWAGCMIIALLGQQRRFDILDFSYHLLKVQKHDGKDEIIKSVPLKKMVDRIRKFQVLNNEIFAILNKYLKSGDGENMPVEHVRCFQPPIHQSLASS, encoded by the exons ATGACGTCGACCGTGACCTTAGAGGATGCCCTTTCTAACGTGGatctgctggaggagctgccCCTTCCGGACCAGCAGCCATGTATCgagcccctcccctcctctgtcATGTATCAG CCCAACTTTAATACCAACTTCGAGGACAGAAATGCATTCGTCACAGGAATTGCCCGATACATTGAGCAGGCTACTGTCCACTCCAGCATG AATGAAATGCTGGAGGAGGGGCAGGAATATGCCGTCATGCTCTACACTTGGAGGAGCTGCTCTCGTGCTATCCCACAG GTGAAATGCAATGAGCAGCCCAACAGAGTGGAGATCTATGAAAAGACGGTGGAGGTCCTGGAGCCAGAGGTCACCAAACTGATGAACTTCATGTACTTTCAG CGCAACGCCATCGACCGCTTCTGTGGCGAAGTCCGGCGTCTGTGTCACACTGAGCGCAGGAAAGATTTTGTCTCTGAAGCTTACTTGCTGACGCTTGGGAAGTTCATCAACATGTTTGCTGTGCTGGACGAGCTGAAGAACATGAAGTGCAGTGTCAAGAACGACCACTCAGCCTACAAGCG TGCTGCTCAATTCCTCAGAAAAATGTCCGAGCCCTCATCCATCCAAGAGTCTCAGAACTTGTCCATGTTCCTGGCTAACCATAACAAAATCACTCAG tctctgcagcagcagttGGAAGTGATTAATGGATACGAGGAGCTGCTGGCTGACATTGTCAACCTTTGCGTCGACTATTATGAGAACAAGATGTACCTCACCCCCAGTGAGAAACATATGCTGCTTAAA GTCATGGGCTTCGGCTTGTACCTCATGGACGGAAACAGCAGCAACATCTACAAACTGGATGCCAAGAAGAGAATAAACCTCTCAAAGATTGACAAGTTTTTTAAG CAACTCCAGGTGGTTCCTCTTTTTGGTGATATGCAAATAGAGTTGTCCAGGTACATCAAGACCAGTGCTCACTTTGAGGAGAACAAATCCAG GTGGACATGTACTTCGATTTCCAGCAGCCCTCAGTACAACATCTGCGAGCAGATGATTCAGATCAGAGAGGATCACATGCGATTCATCTCTGAGCTGGCACGCTATAGCAACAGCGAG GTGGTGACTGGATCAGGGCGACAGGAAGCCCAGAAGACTGACATTGAGTACAGGAAGTTATTTGATTTGGCTCTGCAAGGAATGCAGCTGCTCTCCCAGTGGAGCGCTCATGTAATGGAAGTG TACTCATGGAAACTGGTTCATCCGACAGACAAGTACTCCAACAAAGAATGTCCAGACAATGCGGAGGAGTACGAACGAGCGACCAGATACAACTACACTAGCGAGGAGAAGTTTGCTCTCGTGGAG GTGATCGCCATGATAAAGGGCCTGCAGGTCCTAATGGGACGCATGGAAAGTGTGTTCAATCACGCCATCCGCCACACTATCTACTCAGCCCTGCAGGACTTTTCTCAGATTACTCTGCGAGATCCGCTGCGCATCGCAattaagaagaaaaagaacGTGGTCCAAAG TGTCCTACAAGCCATCCGCAAGACTGTGTGTGACTGGGAAACGGGTCGAGAGCCTCACAATGACCCTGCCCTCCGTGGAGAGAAGGATCCAAAGGGTGGTTTTGACATTAAGGTTCCCCGTCGGGCTGTGGGTCCCTCAAGTACACAG CTCTACATGGTGAGGACAATGCTGGAGTCTCTCATTGCTGACAAAAGTGGATCGAAGAAAACTCTCCGCAGCAGTCTGGAAGGTCCCACTATCCTGGACATCGAAAAATTTCACCGGGAGTCCTTCTTCTACACCCATCTGCTGAACTTCAGCG aAACCTTGCAGCATTGTTGTGACCTCTCTCAGCTCTGGTTCAGAGAGTTCTTCCTGGAACTCACAATGGGTCGTAGGATCCAGTTCCCCATTGAGATGTCCATGCCTTGGATTCTCACAGACCACATCCTGGAGACCAAGGAATCCTCCATGATGGA GTACGTGCTGTATCCACTGGACTTGTACAACGATAGTGCACACTATGCGCTGACAAAGTTCAAGAAGCAATTCCTTTATGACGAAATTGAGGCTGAG GTGAACTTGTGCTTTGATCAGTTTGTGTACAAGCTGGCTGATCAGATATTTGCCTACTACAAGGTTCTGGCTGGAAG CCTCCTGCTCGACAAACGCTTGAGAGCCGACTGTAAAAGTCAAGGGGCTAACATTCCTTGGCCGTCGTCAAACCGTTATGAGACACTTCTGAAGCAGCGCCATGTTCAG CTCCTAGGTCGCTCCATTGACCTGAACAGGCTCATCACACAGAGGGTGTCGGCAGCTCTCTACAAGTCTCTAGAACTGGCCATCCACCGCTTCGAGAGTGAAGACCTCACTTCTATCATG GAGCTGGATGGTCTTCTGGAGATCAACAGAATGACACACAAGCTCCTCAGTAAGTTCCTGACTCTGGACAGCTTGGACGCCATGTTCCGTGAAGCCAACCACAACGTGTCTGCTCCCTACGGGCGGATAACGCTGCATGTCTTCTGGGAACTCAACTATGACTTTCTCCCCAACTACTGCTACAATGGCTCCACCAACAG GTTTGTGCGAACCGTCCTACCTTTCTCTCAAGAGTTTCAGAGAGACAAGCAGCCCAACGCACAACCCCACTATCTTtatgggtcaaag ACCTTGAACCTTGCCTACAGCAGCATCTTCAGCTGCTACCGGAACTTCGTGGGTCCTCCCCACATCAAGGTCATGTGCAGGTTGCTCGGCTACCAGGGTATCGCTGTGGTCATGGAGGAACTGCTGAAGGTTGTTAAAAGCTTG CTCCAGGGAACTATCATGCAGTATGTGAAGACCCTGATGGAAGTGATGCCCAAGATCTGCAGACTCCCCCGGCATGAGTACGGCTCACCAG GAATCCTGGAGTTCTTCCACCACCAGTTGAAGGACATCGTGGAGTATGCTGAGCTGAAGACAGTCTGCTTCCAGAACCTCAGGGAGGTGGGCAACGCAATGCTCTTCTGCCTGCTGAGCGAGCAAAGTCTG TCGCAGGAGGAAGTGTGTGATCTCCTGCATGCTGCTCCATTCCAGAACATTCTTCCTCGGGTCCATGTCAAAG AGGGCGAGCGGCTTGATGCCAAGATGAAGCGCCTGGAAGCCAAGTACACGGCTCTGCACATGGTGCCCCTCATCGAACGACTCGGGACGCCACAG CAAATTGCGATCGCTCGTGAGGGAGACCTTTTGACCAAAGAGCGACTGTGCTGTGGACTGTCCATGTTCGAGGTTATCCTCACGCGCGTGCGCGGCTTTCTGGACGACCCCATCTGGCGAGGGCCGCTGCCCAGCAATGGCGTGATGCACGTGGACGAGTGCGTGGAATTTCACCGGCTGTGGAGCGCCATGCAGTTTGTGTACTGCATCCCTGTGGGCACGAATGAGTTCACTGTGGA GCAGTGTTTTGGGGACGGGCTGCACTGGGCCGGCTGTATGATCATCGCCCTGCTGGGGCAGCAGAGACGCTTCGacatcctggacttcagctaCCATCTGCTGAAGGTGCAGAAGCACGACGGCAAGGATGAAATCATCAAGAGCGTG CCTCTGAAGAAGATGGTGGACAGGATCCGTAAATTCCAAGTCCTCAACAACGAGATCTTCGCCATCCTGAACAAGTACCTGAAGTCTGGAGACGGGGAGAACATGCCGGTGGAACACGTCCGCTGCTTCCAGCCACCCATACACCAGTCACTGGCCAGCAGCTGA
- the LOC128759765 gene encoding fibronectin type III domain-containing protein 9, translating into MVITVYNISSNSARVSWPVYPGCRDTFYSVMYDPNWNSLLMGFKRKSFMHEERIPVSQTGTYLANLLPQTAYFLCVTCQAANPVRDQCQVFSTLTDNSEGHDRAGWELAMGVWLSCCIVLLLIAGFMLWGCLHTICPMTGQGANGCAVVTSAIRHDITGRLYTPRGSCDSSAKHGTNTQAPLLSAQNSGHIITQDHELRTLAKLAGSEPV; encoded by the coding sequence ATGGTGATAACCGTGTACAACATCTCCAGCAACTCAGCCCGGGTAAGCTGGCCCGTGTACCCGGGCTGCCGGGACACATTTTACAGCGTCATGTACGACCCAAACTGGAACAGCCTGCTCATGGGATTCAAAAGAAAAAGCTTCATGCATGAAGAGCGAATTCCAGTCAGCCAGACGGGCACATACTTGGCTAACCTGCTTCCACAGACTGCCTACTTCCTGTGTGTCACGTGTCAGGCTGCTAATCCAGTCCGCGACCAGTGCCAAGTGTTCAGCACCCTGACGGACAACAGTGAAGGCCATGACAGAGCGGGCTGGGAGCTCGCCATGGGGGTGtggctctcctgctgcatcGTGCTTCTTCTGATCGCAGGCTTCATGTTGTGGGGGTGCCTGCACACCATTTGCCCTATGACTGGTCAGGGTGCCAACGGCTGCGCTGTGGTGACCAGTGCCATCCGCCACGACATCACGGGACGCCTCTATACCCCGCGAGGCAGTTGTGATAGCAGCGCCAAACACGGCACCAACACACAAGCGCCCTTGCTGTCAGCGCAAAACTCCGGCCACATAATTACCCAGGACCACGAGCTGAGGACACTCGCAAAGCTGGCTGGCAGTGAGCCAGTTTAA